Proteins from a genomic interval of Prionailurus viverrinus isolate Anna chromosome F2, UM_Priviv_1.0, whole genome shotgun sequence:
- the TMEM70 gene encoding transmembrane protein 70, mitochondrial isoform X2, with protein MLLLALGSPWAAGLRLGGKRTVPWAAAALRGPSAASSRVASCSGSPGLVGGGSEGLRGDRPFLGSRIPLCWERCVQCLHTQLEKSEDGRLIYTGNLARTVFGVKCFSYSTSVISLAFLPYIFAQNNIIFGSLPLQILFYGIIGSFTVITPALLHFVTKGYVIRLYHEATTDTYKAITYNVVLSETSTVFHQNDVKIPDSTHVFTTFYAKTKSLLVNPVLFPNPEDYNHLMGYDKPFTFETEEDSEKKQVKDEK; from the exons ATGCTGCTTCTGGCTTTGGGCAGCCCGTGGGCGGCCGGACTTCGGCTCGGCGGGAAGAGGACAGTGCCGTGGGCGGCTGCCGCGCTCCGAGGCCCTAGCGCGGCCTCCTCGCGTGTGGCCTCCTGCAGCGGCTCCCCGGGGCTGGTTGGCGGTGGAAGCGAAGGGCTGCGGGGAGACCGGCCGTTCCTCGGGAGCCGG ATACCTCTTTGTTGGGAAAGGTGTGTTCAATGCTTGCATACACAGCTTGAAAAATCAGAAGATGGAAGGCTGATTTATACTGGGAATCTGGCCCGAACAGTGTTTG gTGTGAAATGTTTCTCTTACTCTACAAGTGTCATCAGCCTTGCATTTCTACCATACATTTTTGcacaaaataatattatatttggAAGTCTGcctttgcaaatattattttatggCATCATAGGAAGCTTTACGGTGATCACTCCAGCACTGCTTCACTTTGTTACAAAAGGCTATGTCATTCGGTTGTACCATGAAGCTACAACAGACACTTACAAAGCCATTACTTATAATGTTGTGCTTTCAGAAACGAGTACAGTGTTTCACCAAAATGACGTGAAGATTCCAGACAGCACACATGTGTTTACCACGTTTTACGCTAAAACAAAATCACTGTTAGTtaatccagtgctctttccaaACCCTGAAGATTATAACCATCTAATGGGTTATGACAAACCATTCACTTTTGAAACGGAAGAAGACAGTGAAAAGAAACAAGTCAAAGATGAGAAATGA
- the TMEM70 gene encoding transmembrane protein 70, mitochondrial isoform X1, whose product MLLLALGSPWAAGLRLGGKRTVPWAAAALRGPSAASSRVASCSGSPGLVGGGSEGLRGDRPFLGSRVRTQIPLCWERCVQCLHTQLEKSEDGRLIYTGNLARTVFGVKCFSYSTSVISLAFLPYIFAQNNIIFGSLPLQILFYGIIGSFTVITPALLHFVTKGYVIRLYHEATTDTYKAITYNVVLSETSTVFHQNDVKIPDSTHVFTTFYAKTKSLLVNPVLFPNPEDYNHLMGYDKPFTFETEEDSEKKQVKDEK is encoded by the exons ATGCTGCTTCTGGCTTTGGGCAGCCCGTGGGCGGCCGGACTTCGGCTCGGCGGGAAGAGGACAGTGCCGTGGGCGGCTGCCGCGCTCCGAGGCCCTAGCGCGGCCTCCTCGCGTGTGGCCTCCTGCAGCGGCTCCCCGGGGCTGGTTGGCGGTGGAAGCGAAGGGCTGCGGGGAGACCGGCCGTTCCTCGGGAGCCGGGTGCGAACGCAG ATACCTCTTTGTTGGGAAAGGTGTGTTCAATGCTTGCATACACAGCTTGAAAAATCAGAAGATGGAAGGCTGATTTATACTGGGAATCTGGCCCGAACAGTGTTTG gTGTGAAATGTTTCTCTTACTCTACAAGTGTCATCAGCCTTGCATTTCTACCATACATTTTTGcacaaaataatattatatttggAAGTCTGcctttgcaaatattattttatggCATCATAGGAAGCTTTACGGTGATCACTCCAGCACTGCTTCACTTTGTTACAAAAGGCTATGTCATTCGGTTGTACCATGAAGCTACAACAGACACTTACAAAGCCATTACTTATAATGTTGTGCTTTCAGAAACGAGTACAGTGTTTCACCAAAATGACGTGAAGATTCCAGACAGCACACATGTGTTTACCACGTTTTACGCTAAAACAAAATCACTGTTAGTtaatccagtgctctttccaaACCCTGAAGATTATAACCATCTAATGGGTTATGACAAACCATTCACTTTTGAAACGGAAGAAGACAGTGAAAAGAAACAAGTCAAAGATGAGAAATGA